One window of Parasegetibacter sp. NRK P23 genomic DNA carries:
- a CDS encoding sigma-54 dependent transcriptional regulator, producing the protein MKKKILIVEDQFIEANNLQMILERADYFVCGIARSVPEALEMVENNRPDMVLLDIFLRGNLTGIDLARKLNEKNIGFVFLSANSNQKTLDEAKVTGPYGFLVKPFREKDILVMLDIAWYRHEQNFAASPGNKAVVSGPDTIDVPAFQHIIGNSGTLKKLLGTVLMVAPSDASVLILGESGTGKERIAAAIHALSPKKGRPFVKVNCAALPATLIESELFGHERGAFTGAFEKRIGKFEQANGGTIFLDEIGEMPPETQVKLLRVLQEKEIERVGGSKTLKMDVRVIAATNRDLQKEIAEGRFRMDLYYRLNVFPLTLPPLRERKEDIPVLADYFMRRYAKECGKNIKNIAPPAMEKLLRYEWPGNIRELENQVERAVLMTNEPFITDFDLPVTQTPEKPTQARDAVRPKTIDENERDHIISVLRSCNGKISGEGGAAEILQINVSTLNSRIKKHGIKKEHYFSVEKK; encoded by the coding sequence ATGAAGAAAAAAATACTGATAGTTGAAGATCAGTTCATTGAAGCCAACAACCTTCAGATGATACTGGAACGCGCGGACTATTTCGTGTGCGGCATAGCGCGTTCTGTTCCGGAAGCATTGGAAATGGTGGAAAACAACAGGCCGGATATGGTGTTGCTGGATATTTTCCTGCGGGGAAACCTAACCGGAATAGACCTGGCAAGAAAACTGAATGAAAAAAACATAGGCTTCGTATTTCTTTCCGCGAATTCGAACCAGAAAACACTGGACGAAGCGAAGGTGACAGGGCCTTACGGATTCCTGGTAAAACCTTTCCGTGAAAAAGATATCCTGGTGATGCTGGACATCGCCTGGTACCGGCATGAACAAAACTTTGCAGCGTCGCCCGGCAACAAAGCGGTTGTCTCGGGGCCTGACACTATTGATGTTCCGGCCTTCCAGCATATCATCGGCAACAGCGGAACCCTTAAAAAATTGTTGGGTACCGTGTTGATGGTGGCGCCTTCCGATGCCTCCGTACTGATCCTGGGAGAAAGCGGCACGGGCAAGGAACGTATTGCCGCGGCCATCCATGCGTTGTCTCCAAAGAAAGGCAGGCCCTTCGTGAAAGTGAATTGTGCGGCGCTGCCCGCCACTTTGATCGAATCGGAATTGTTCGGCCATGAAAGGGGCGCGTTTACAGGTGCCTTCGAAAAAAGGATCGGTAAATTCGAACAGGCCAACGGTGGTACCATCTTCCTCGATGAAATCGGTGAAATGCCGCCCGAAACCCAGGTGAAATTACTGCGGGTGTTACAGGAGAAAGAAATTGAACGCGTGGGCGGAAGCAAAACGCTGAAAATGGATGTACGCGTGATCGCTGCCACCAACCGCGACCTGCAGAAAGAGATCGCGGAAGGACGCTTCCGTATGGACCTGTATTACCGCCTGAATGTTTTTCCGCTCACCCTGCCACCCCTGCGGGAACGGAAAGAAGATATTCCCGTACTGGCAGATTATTTTATGCGCAGGTATGCAAAGGAATGTGGAAAGAACATCAAAAACATCGCCCCTCCGGCCATGGAAAAACTGCTCCGGTACGAATGGCCCGGTAACATACGGGAGTTGGAGAACCAGGTGGAAAGGGCCGTGCTGATGACGAACGAACCCTTCATTACCGACTTTGATCTCCCGGTAACACAAACGCCTGAAAAGCCAACACAGGCCCGGGATGCCGTTCGGCCAAAGACCATCGATGAAAACGAAAGGGACCACATCATTTCCGTACTCCGCAGCTGCAATGGGAAGATCTCGGGAGAAGGCGGAGCGGCCGAAATTCTTCAGATCAATGTGTCTACACTCAATTCAAGGATAAAAAAACACGGCATAAAGAAGGAGCATTATTTTTCCGTGGAGAAGAAATGA
- a CDS encoding MBL fold metallo-hydrolase — MKTTFTPIDTACFLLDINGYRIMTDPTLDHAGKLYYHGSGGFSRKTSEPAPNIDLENIDLILLSHHQHKDNFDHKGQELARKTPLILSTRAAARALEHTTGLVPWETHHIHTPKVPGLKITATPARHHPWWVPEFLSGKVIGFIVEYDGQQNGALYISGDTVYFKGIEETGRRYKIGTAIIHLGSVQFRYLTGFGQYTMDGKDLLKAAKTLDPQKILPVHYKGWTHFKETEDKLKAVIENDPIVKRKTIFVPPGTTVDI; from the coding sequence ATGAAAACAACTTTCACTCCTATCGACACGGCGTGTTTTTTACTGGATATAAACGGGTACAGGATCATGACCGACCCGACCCTGGATCATGCAGGTAAACTGTATTACCATGGGTCGGGCGGTTTTTCCCGCAAAACAAGTGAGCCCGCGCCGAACATAGACCTGGAAAACATCGACCTCATCCTGCTGAGCCACCACCAGCACAAGGACAACTTCGACCACAAAGGGCAGGAACTGGCGCGCAAAACGCCACTCATTCTTTCCACCCGGGCCGCAGCCCGGGCACTGGAGCATACCACCGGACTTGTGCCGTGGGAAACCCACCACATCCATACCCCTAAAGTACCGGGACTGAAGATTACCGCCACCCCCGCAAGGCACCACCCCTGGTGGGTACCGGAGTTCCTGTCGGGAAAAGTGATCGGTTTTATCGTGGAATACGATGGGCAACAAAACGGCGCGCTCTATATTTCAGGCGACACGGTCTACTTTAAAGGGATAGAAGAAACGGGCCGCCGGTACAAAATCGGAACGGCGATTATACACCTGGGTTCCGTGCAGTTCCGCTACCTTACCGGGTTCGGACAATACACCATGGATGGAAAGGACCTCCTGAAAGCCGCGAAAACGCTGGATCCACAAAAGATTCTTCCCGTACATTACAAAGGATGGACACACTTCAAAGAGACCGAAGACAAACTAAAGGCTGTCATAGAAAACGACCCTATCGTTAAACGAAAAACGATTTTCGTTCCCCCGGGCACAACAGTGGACATCTGA
- a CDS encoding alpha/beta hydrolase: MNNTITVADYATDTALELKTQNFLKALNSGGGKPLETLAPADARKVLEGAQTSVEADTSGIETSERTISQDGINVKIYIVRPAGVKEALPAFMFYHGGGWVLGDFPTHKRFIRDLVVHSGAVAIHAEYSRSPEVKYPVAVNECYAAAKWVAEHGAEINVDGSRLAVVGNSAGGNLATAVALMALHKKGPAFKMQVLFWPVTDASFETESYNKFATDRFLTKNMMIWFWDQYIADSAQRSEIYASPLRASLDELKGMPPTLVQTAENDVLRDEGESYARKLNQAGVPVTLVRYQGMIHDYGLLNPLATIPEVQSAMLYAGAALKQALK; the protein is encoded by the coding sequence GAAAACCCAAAATTTCCTGAAGGCCCTCAACAGCGGTGGTGGCAAACCATTGGAAACACTTGCACCCGCAGATGCCCGGAAAGTACTGGAAGGCGCGCAAACTTCAGTAGAAGCCGATACTTCCGGGATAGAAACATCAGAAAGAACCATCTCACAGGATGGCATAAACGTAAAAATATACATCGTTCGGCCCGCGGGCGTGAAAGAAGCCCTTCCCGCCTTTATGTTCTACCATGGTGGCGGCTGGGTACTCGGCGATTTCCCCACGCACAAAAGGTTCATCCGCGACCTGGTGGTGCATTCTGGCGCGGTGGCCATCCATGCGGAATACAGTCGCTCTCCTGAAGTGAAATATCCTGTCGCCGTTAACGAATGTTACGCCGCCGCCAAATGGGTAGCCGAACATGGCGCAGAAATAAACGTGGATGGCTCCAGGCTTGCTGTGGTGGGCAACAGCGCAGGTGGTAACCTTGCCACCGCCGTAGCCTTGATGGCGTTGCATAAAAAAGGACCCGCGTTTAAAATGCAGGTACTTTTCTGGCCGGTAACAGATGCGTCTTTTGAAACGGAATCCTACAACAAATTCGCTACCGACAGGTTCCTTACAAAAAATATGATGATCTGGTTCTGGGACCAATACATCGCCGACAGCGCCCAACGTTCGGAAATATATGCTTCGCCGCTACGCGCCAGTCTGGATGAACTGAAAGGAATGCCCCCCACCCTGGTGCAAACCGCGGAGAATGATGTATTGCGTGATGAAGGCGAGTCTTACGCAAGGAAGCTCAACCAGGCCGGCGTTCCCGTAACACTGGTGCGGTACCAGGGCATGATCCACGATTATGGCCTGCTGAACCCGCTGGCAACAATTCCTGAAGTACAATCCGCTATGCTATACGCCGGCGCCGCACTGAAGCAGGCGTTGAAATAA